The Ranitomeya variabilis isolate aRanVar5 chromosome 7, aRanVar5.hap1, whole genome shotgun sequence DNA window ggccaaaagttcttattctgaccattatattttattgttatttcacagtggacaaagtaaggacacgttggcgttccatgaaggaccgcttcaactgtgacctacgtgcagagaagagtgcagctagtggttccggagcaaggcaccggctctacaaataccaccgtgtgttggccttcctgagaccggtccttctcatgagaacgtaagtatttctcacatgcctccggttgtattgcattgacataatctgtcacttttaattccacaggatgtaccgtcttgttatagtttggtattaattttctgttttcttttttcacagcacacactgcacgactgtcgccacaggttctggagcggtccttcagccggcagccacggacccgtcccagccatccagcagcgcagcaccaggtgggtcttccacactcactggagaccagggggctggcccatcaggtcttcccctttcgcagtcctctttcgctgcacccatttttgcgggctcatcccggcagcgacagagggcttcggataggtccctcatgcccgagtttttacacttgagctcggttttacatgatgctatcaaggctttaggtgacagaatggatgtgacccataatctcttaaattgccgcatccaggatgtcgccaaaagcgttgatcaattgaaagccgacctcaagaagccagctcatcattttttcaatcaaatcctagagggcatgtcggaacaccttagccctgatctccagctgagtgtgatgcaggcctgcaatgttgcttttgtgcaggctatgcagcagagtcagagtcgtaatgtggcggcatatccaactgtgccgtcactgtcacaagtaaacactattcctacctctgctgcataccactgcacggccacctctattccctctacaggtgtactccactacagcgccaacacgatgacgagtgctgttggacatcccaccgccaccaccgtgacgaccgctgctccggcttggacctcctccgctgacaccacgatgacgcaggaccctggcgtggcttatcggcccggcaccctcccgatgcagcaggacccatccatgcaatatcggaccggcccaccccagatgcagcaggacccaggcctggcatatcggaccggacccaccccgatgcagcaggaccgaggcctggcatatctgaccggacccaccccgatgcagcaggaccgaggcgttgctttccgggcaggacaccccccgatgcagcaggacccatccatggcgtatcgcaccgggccccccatgatgcagcacgaccaagccatacctttccaggcaggacccaccctgatgcagcaggacccatccatggctttatgttcccccccaccagcaatgcagcaggacactggtatgggatttgtttccccccccccaacgaggcaccaggatcctggaagggtttttgtttcccccccccaacgaggcaccaggatcctggaagggtttttgttt harbors:
- the LOC143786288 gene encoding uncharacterized protein LOC143786288, with protein sequence MKDRFNCDLRAEKSAASGSGARHRLYKYHRVLAFLRPVLLMRTTHCTTVATGSGAVLQPAATDPSQPSSSAAPGGSSTLTGDQGAGPSGLPLSQSSFAAPIFAGSSRQRQRASDRSLMPEFLHLSSVLHDAIKALGDRMDVTHNLLNCRIQDVAKSVDQLKADLKKPAHHFFNQILEGMSEHLSPDLQLSVMQACNVAFVQAMQQSQSRNVAAYPTVPSLSQVNTIPTSAAYHCTATSIPSTGVLHYSANTMTSAVGHPTATTVTTAAPAWTSSADTTMTQDPGVAYRPGTLPMQQDPSMQYRTGPPQMQQDPGLAYRTGPTPMQQDRGLAYLTGPTPMQQDRGVAFRAGHPPMQQDPSMAYRTGPPMMQHDQAIPFQAGPTLMQQDPSMALCSPPPAMQQDTGMGFVSPPPTRHQDPGRVFVSPPQRGTRILEGLLWDSRRQDGLG